One region of Chryseobacterium muglaense genomic DNA includes:
- a CDS encoding anthranilate synthase component I family protein encodes MFTHKINIKTTSKKTLGDLQTPMNIYLQIRDKFRDTILLESSDAKNIDNNFSFIAVNAIAGIEIKNLHEYEIKFPNENPEKKSLENIEVTQLLNDFSRVFVCEKTNDNIEETAQSLFGYTSFEAVPLFENINFKPQSKEVEIPILRYRLYQYVIAINHFNDEMHLIENKIDGVKSEMLLLQDLIKNKNTLVYPFEKDGYETSNLTDEEYLELVDKAQKHCKRGDVFQLVLSRKFEQKFKGDEFNVYRALRNINPSPYLFFFDYGNYKLFGSSPESQLIIKNSKAVIHPIAGTFKRSGDFETDLQSAEALKKDPKENAEHTMLVDLARNDLGKKGKNVTVTKLKEIQLFSHVIHMVSEVTAELEENTNPFNIVSDTFPQGTLSGAPKYKALQLINEYEKDSRGYYGGCIGMIGLNGDCNQAIMIRTFLSKNNSLFYQAGAGLVAKSIPQNELEEVNNKLNALKKAVEKAEKLV; translated from the coding sequence ATGTTTACCCATAAAATCAATATAAAAACCACCTCAAAAAAAACATTGGGAGACCTGCAAACTCCGATGAATATTTACCTTCAGATAAGAGATAAATTTCGTGATACCATTTTGCTTGAAAGCTCAGATGCAAAAAATATCGACAACAACTTTTCTTTTATCGCAGTAAACGCCATTGCAGGAATTGAAATCAAAAATCTTCATGAATATGAAATCAAATTCCCCAATGAAAATCCTGAGAAAAAATCGCTAGAAAATATAGAAGTTACGCAATTGCTAAACGATTTTTCTAGAGTTTTTGTTTGCGAAAAAACCAATGACAACATAGAAGAAACTGCGCAAAGCCTTTTCGGATATACCAGTTTTGAAGCTGTTCCGCTTTTTGAAAATATCAATTTTAAACCTCAAAGCAAAGAAGTTGAAATCCCGATTCTTCGTTACAGACTCTATCAATATGTGATTGCCATCAATCATTTTAATGATGAAATGCACCTTATAGAAAATAAAATTGATGGTGTAAAATCTGAAATGCTTTTGTTACAGGATTTAATTAAAAATAAAAACACCCTTGTTTATCCATTTGAAAAAGACGGCTACGAAACTTCAAATCTTACCGATGAAGAATATTTGGAACTGGTAGATAAAGCCCAGAAACACTGCAAAAGAGGTGATGTATTTCAATTGGTTTTGAGCAGAAAGTTTGAGCAGAAATTTAAAGGCGACGAGTTTAATGTTTATCGTGCTTTGAGAAATATCAATCCATCCCCTTATCTATTCTTTTTTGACTATGGAAATTACAAATTATTTGGTTCAAGCCCTGAAAGTCAATTAATTATTAAAAACAGCAAAGCCGTCATCCATCCTATTGCAGGAACTTTTAAAAGAAGCGGTGATTTTGAAACCGATTTGCAGTCTGCAGAAGCCCTAAAAAAAGACCCAAAAGAAAATGCTGAACACACGATGTTGGTAGATTTAGCCCGAAACGATTTAGGAAAAAAAGGAAAAAATGTGACTGTAACTAAGTTAAAAGAAATTCAGCTTTTCTCTCACGTTATTCACATGGTAAGTGAAGTTACTGCTGAATTAGAGGAAAACACCAATCCTTTTAACATTGTTTCTGATACTTTCCCACAGGGAACTTTAAGCGGAGCGCCAAAATACAAAGCCCTCCAGCTAATTAATGAATACGAAAAAGATTCGCGCGGTTATTACGGCGGTTGCATCGGAATGATTGGTTTGAATGGCGACTGTAATCAGGCAATTATGATTCGAACATTTTTGAGCAAAAACAATTCATTATTTTATCAGGCAGGAGCAGG
- a CDS encoding c-type cytochrome: MKKLFLTGLISLFIVSCSKKEDSQALATESTDISTPVNSNVSGKDLIEGSDCMACHNAVERTIGPSYKEIAEKYSDKDIEILASKIIEGGSGVWGSVPMQPHPQVSKEDAKKMVEFILSQKK; encoded by the coding sequence ATGAAAAAACTGTTTTTAACAGGATTGATAAGTTTATTTATTGTTTCCTGTTCTAAAAAAGAAGATTCACAAGCTTTGGCAACAGAGTCTACAGATATTTCGACTCCTGTAAATAGCAATGTTTCGGGAAAAGATTTAATTGAAGGTTCTGATTGTATGGCTTGTCATAATGCTGTGGAAAGAACGATAGGCCCGTCTTATAAAGAAATTGCCGAAAAATATTCTGATAAAGATATCGAAATATTGGCATCGAAAATTATAGAGGGCGGAAGTGGAGTTTGGGGAAGCGTCCCGATGCAGCCTCATCCACAAGTTTCAAAAGAAGACGCCAAAAAAATGGTTGAATTTATTTTAAGTCAAAAGAAATAA
- the rlmF gene encoding 23S rRNA (adenine(1618)-N(6))-methyltransferase RlmF, with protein sequence MTAEKSTLHPRNLHRNSYDFEQLISCVPELKHYVFVNPYGNQTINFSIPKAVKLLNKALLQHFYGIKNWDIPDENLCPPIPGRADYIHYLADLLAENIKEIPKKSSVKGLDIGTGANLVYPLIAHQSYGWKMTGTDINQKSLENAQKILDENPNFSSHIQLKFQPDSKFIFKNILSSEDKFTFSMCNPPFHDSEESAMKGNLRKTKNLNKSKIKNPKLNFSGQQSELWCEGGEIAFISNMIQESVKFSSQILWLTCLVSKKENLFKLNSLLNKVKAVEVKTIDMTQGQKISRILAWTFIPKENRKNWF encoded by the coding sequence ATGACTGCCGAAAAATCAACTCTGCATCCAAGAAATCTGCACCGAAATTCTTATGATTTTGAACAGCTGATTTCTTGTGTGCCAGAATTGAAACATTATGTTTTCGTTAATCCTTACGGAAATCAAACCATTAATTTCAGTATTCCAAAAGCTGTAAAACTGTTGAATAAAGCTTTGTTGCAGCATTTTTATGGAATTAAAAACTGGGATATTCCTGACGAAAATCTTTGTCCGCCCATTCCGGGAAGAGCAGATTATATTCATTATCTCGCAGATTTATTGGCAGAAAACATTAAAGAAATTCCAAAAAAATCTTCTGTAAAAGGTCTCGATATCGGAACAGGAGCCAATTTGGTGTATCCTTTAATTGCGCATCAATCTTACGGTTGGAAAATGACGGGAACTGATATCAATCAGAAATCTTTGGAAAATGCTCAGAAGATTTTAGATGAAAATCCGAATTTCTCATCCCATATTCAATTGAAATTTCAACCGGACTCAAAATTTATATTCAAAAATATTCTTTCTTCTGAAGATAAATTTACATTTTCGATGTGTAATCCACCTTTCCATGATTCTGAAGAATCTGCAATGAAAGGGAATTTGCGAAAAACAAAGAATCTCAATAAGTCCAAAATTAAAAATCCAAAATTAAATTTTAGCGGACAGCAATCTGAATTGTGGTGTGAAGGAGGCGAAATCGCTTTCATCTCAAATATGATTCAAGAAAGCGTCAAATTTTCTTCACAAATTCTTTGGCTTACCTGTTTGGTTTCAAAAAAAGAAAATCTTTTTAAGCTGAATTCTCTTTTAAACAAAGTAAAAGCTGTCGAGGTAAAAACTATTGATATGACACAAGGTCAGAAAATCAGCAGAATTTTAGCTTGGACGTTTATTCCAAAAGAAAACAGGAAAAATTGGTTTTAA